The following DNA comes from Peromyscus leucopus breed LL Stock chromosome 2, UCI_PerLeu_2.1, whole genome shotgun sequence.
TCTTTGATTTTATCCTGATACACATCTTGATCATTTCTCTGAGAATGACTCATAACAGCACAAGATGAAAAGGGAGAAAGTAGGTTGGACCTAGAGGGAGGCTGAAGGGGAGACAGTGGAGCGCACTGGAGAAAGTGTTCCTAAAACAGGATCTTTTCAAAGAAAGCACCAATGCACTCCCAACATGACATGTTAGAAAAGCTCGAGAATGAAGCCAGGCAGTAGAGAGCTTGCCTCGCAACCTGAGAACTGATTGTGATCTATttgtaaacacaaaacaaaacaaacaaaaaacccagagtgaTGGCagatgcttataatcccagtgctgcgGAAGCAGATATGGGTGAATActtgaagctcattggccaagccagcctgctctaaCTGGTGAATTCCAGGTCAAGAGAGATCTTATATTAAAcaaagtggggaaggagagagtatGGGTGACTATACTACGGTGAGAAGCAGATTGTTTCTCAGGAAAGAAAAGCATTATGAATGATCACAGTAGAAGGAAGAGAGGTAGGGCTTTCAAAACTGAAGGTTCATAAGGAATTCAGTGGGAAAAAGACAACTCAAGCAATGGACAAAAGACAGGCGtgggtgtcttagggttacctttgctgtgatgaaacaccaggaccaaagtaacttagggaggaaagggtttatttggcttactttattccacatcactgttcaccatggaaggaagtcaggacaggaactcatacagggcaggaacctggaggcaagagttCATGCAGAGTCCCATAGAgaggtgctgcttgctggcttcctcagctctttttcttctttaaagatttatttattttatatttatatttacatgtatgggtattttgcctgcatgcatatgcagatatataaaatttctgcacaacatgcatgcttggtgccatGAATACCCTGaaacagccagttgtgagctgccatgtaggtgctgggaactgaacctaggtcctctggaagagaagccagtgctcttaactgctgagccatctctccagtacctcagctgttttctcatagaacccaggaccaccagtccaggggtgacCCCACCCACATGAGCTGGGCCTGcctacatcaatcactagttaagaaaatgccccacagcttGTCTACAGCTGATCTGATGAAGATAATTTCTTAATTGAAATACCGTCCTCTCAGATgactggtttgtgtcaagttgacataaaactacccagcatgGCGGGcatttctcaacagaagacaTGTAAGCAACAGACAGGCATaggagaaaagaagacaaaaggtATTATGTATGCAATCAGTAGATATCCAAATGGATGCCTGAGTAAAGAAAATTTGGCATACATACATAATGGAATGTTTTTCAgtcttaaaaagaaggaaatcaggcctggagagaaagagctcagtggttgagagctccTGCGGAGAACTTGGGTTCTGTTAATCAgaatctacatggcagctcacaaccacccataactccagttcttgggcatctgtccttctcttctggtctctttggactcctgcacacatatggtgcacataaactcatgcaggctcatacacatacacatagaataagtAAGTCTTAAAGGCAATCTTAGCTAGGTGTGATGACACGTGTTTAtgatcctatcacttggaaggctgaagcagtcTAAGCCAACtagggctgtatagtgagttctaggtcaacctgGCTCACACATGGAAACTTGTCTGTACCtcgttctcattctctctctctctctctccctctctctctctccagtcatTTGTAATAATATGaatcttcttctcctcctcctcctcctcattattattattattattattattattattattattggcagGGCTacaggatcaaacccagggccgtggccatgctaggcaagtatccCCCCATTGAAGTATACTCCCAGCCCTCATCCAAGATCAGGGATCTGCATTTTGAACAGAAGGCCCAGGTAATGTTGATGAGTCTAATCTATATAGGTTAATGtttccttaaaattaaaaagtgctagctgggcgtggtggctcaagaatttaattccagcactcagaagtggagcaggcagatctctgtgagttggaggccagccttgcctactGTCAAGTGCcaagcagccagagctacatagagagaccctgtctaaacaaacaaacaagtgataAATGCTaataaattccattttaaaaagaaagtgtcaCATCAAACGTGGAAACACACGTACTGAAAAATCTTTTCTTGGAGCTAGCAGGTACAGATACTTTCCCACAAGCCCAATAACCTGGTTCTATCGTGGAATGCACGAGGTTGAAGGAGAGAGCCAgttcttgcaagttgtcctctgacctctacacatatacCTGgcatgcacactacacacatgcagacagataaagtatttaaaacaaaaacactttagctgggaggtgatggagcacacctttaatcccagcacttgggaggctgaggcaggcggttctctgtgagtttgaggccaagctggtctacagagtgagtttcaggacaccaggactgtttcaaagagaaaccctgtctcaaaacccctcctccccccaaaaagaaacaaacaaaaaaaccaaacaaaccccaaaacacacTTTAAAGTACTCTTCTTGGAAATTCATAAAATGTACATTGACAGACTACCCTGTGCCGAAAGGAAAACACTCAGCTTCCTCAGAATTTCCCAAACTGATTTTTTCTCAGGAGGAATCCAGCTAAGATTCCTCAGAACATCAATGCTGAGGAGCAAAGAAACAGAGAATTCAGTTTGTGTAGAAAATGATGAAGGAAATGCCTAGAAAAGAAAGCAATTGTATTTTCTATGGGGAACACGGAGACAACCACTACTCCCCAGAACAAAGTCTAAAACCACCTCTGATGTTCTGCTCCCCAAACAGATGTCTGGGAGCTGTCACCCTCTCAAGTAACCCAAGGGTGTTATACTGAGATATTTGGTCTGCAACTCAATGTGGCAATGGCTACTGCCAGCCAGCAGGAGTGTGCAGAGTTCAAAGCCTCCAGAAGCCAACACCAGAAGGATGATGCCTTATCATTATTGTATGTTCTGCATGTGATATTAACTGTtgcttctgaaaaagaaaatccatccCAGCACAAGTAGCCTGCCTCTAGTAGTAAAATGAAAGTTCATGAAGATAAGAATGAAGGATTTCCCACCCTCTGGAGATGTGAAACACCTGCCCAGGGGAGTTTCCGGGAAACTCCTAGTTAATACTGCATACCTCACTTCCTTTCTGGTAACAAGGGACAGGAGAGGGAAGTATGAGGGGACTAGACAGTTAAGGCAAAGCCAGTATCCTGACAAACTGGTTAATGTGTTGAATACTTCAAGATGCACCATACTGCACCAACCAATTTATGTACTTTTTTTCTAGTATGAACCTAATAACTTCCATACATCTCTTCTCAACTTAGGGACACCTCACCATCTACAATGATTTCAACAGAATTCATCACGTGCGTTCATCATATGCCTCTATCTCAGCTCTCCCAGTAGTACAATATTTACTCATCTTAGAAGTGTTTCTGAGGGCCTAGGCAGACTCCCAGCACTGTGCTAAGCACTGGAGACCTGGCAATGGGAACAAGCGTTCTCTTGTTCCTACTTAGCCTTGGATATAAAGCAATGAATTCCATAGCCAGCCTGTCTGTCCGTACATGGGAATCCAATAGCTAGCAGtgcaaagaagaaggaaaagctgAGTCCAAACCCTTATGTTTTATGGTTGATAGCCCAAAACAAGTCCAAATACCTGCATTTCAAATGGTCCAGTCTGTCTAGCAGTTAACAGTTAAGAGTACAACCTACAACTGCAGTAATCTGTGATTAGAGGAGAGGCAAATGCCAGGATTTTTATTTCCCCAGGATATGAACCCTTGTGTGCTTGTTTCCTGAATAATCTGTAGATTCCCATAATGTGACTTTTAATCATGAAAGATTAATACCAACAGTAGTCATACCCCAATCAATACAACCTTGCATTGTTAATTAGCCAAAAACTAAAAACCTTACCAGACTGAGTAGATTTGGAGTCTAGCCCTAAGAAAGCCAAGAAGATCCTATCTAACATTTTCCAGATACTCCCAAGCATGTGGAATGTATACCACTAGAGTCCACAAAATCACAAATAGACAGACCACAAATGACCTCTGTCCATTTCAATCAgatatatatttcagatatacAGCTGACGGAATTTGAGGAAACATTGACATGGGTGCTATCTAGTATTCAAAGACAGTGTAAGACTGCCATTATGAAAACTTTATCAGCTCAGgatggaataggacaaaacattttaaaaaaaaaaaaaagcaaaaaacacacAATCAAATTTCGAGGCCCATTGTGCACTCACCAACACACGTTGGAAATATGTCCTCGTTGTTGATCTGGACTTCAATCCAATCCATAAGCAGGTTCATGTACTGGGGAGCCGGTAGTGCAGTTGGCTTCTTATACTTGAGGTCATCCTGCCACCGATACTCATATTTGGGACCCCCTGACATCACAGGGCAGGTCTGCTCAGTGCAGAACTCACAGATGGTGCCATAGATGAGGTTGATGCGATTGAAGAAGTCCACCACATGCACAGCCACCCAGTCATTCTGGTCCTCCCCGCTGGGCAGCTGCACGGCTGCTCTCAGGTCCACACCTGAGTTGAGGGATGCCTGAGCTCGTTTATGCAGCTCAAACCTCTGTGTGCCAGGTTCAAATTTCCTCTTGGGCCGGAAGGTTTTGTCCTTGTTGAACACTTGCTTCAGGGCTATGGACATGGTCTCctccttgtcttccttccttttgcaGGAAGTGAAAAGGCACTTGGGACTTTTCAGTGAGAGATCACAACCCAACAAAGTTTTCCACTGCCAGCCCTCAGGCCCCAGTCTTGCAGCCTATAGTTTTCCTCTATTTTAAATGGCTCCTTCTATCTTCCTCTTGAATGATCTCCAAGGGAACCTCATGTTCCTtcctaaagacaaaaaagaagagggaacTTGTGAGTCCTCAGCGTGCATGTAAGAACTAACAAAGGagcaggcagcagtggtgcatgcctttaatcccagcactcaggaggcagagccaggtggatctctgtgagttcaaggccagcctggtttacagagcgagatcgaggacaggcaccaaaactacacagagaaaccgtgtctcgaaaaaccacacacacaaaagaactaaCAAAGGCTTAGGAGAATTTGCACCTTGCATTACTGGCTGTGATTGGTCCCTCTGGGTCTCAGTATGTGAATGTGGAGGTTAAGCTATTGCCTTGCCAGCTGCACTGGTACTGTGAGCTACACAAACAACTAAGGAAGAAGAGATGCTACCCGCCTCCTTTTCTTTGTGGTCCCTGTCAAATCTCTGCTGCTCTTCTCTGTGTGATCCTCAGCTAGGGGCTTTCCCAGGGTGCCAAGGAAGGGTGTGTTGGCCAGTGATTCAATCCTATTGCAACTCTAATCCTTTTTCAAGACTAATGGGTAGGCATAGATTGTCTCTGAGTTCCCAAATAGAGATGATAGGATCAGGCGGCTAAAAGGAACCGGAAGTCTGCATCTGTTCAATTTGTAAGAAGTGATGAAAGCGGTCAACTTAAGCCCTGTATGGGTCATGTGTAATGCAGGAGAGAAGGCTGGACCGCtgagtagagagaggggagaggggaatgaAATGAACAAGGGGGggcaaagaggagggagaagaatagGAGGGGgatagggagaggaggaagaggaagagaagggaaggagggtaaaggagaggaggaggaagaggagggaaggatggaaagggagaggagaggagaaggaggagggaaggaggccgCTGCAACAGCGGCTactgaaacagagaaacagagcacaCCTCAGGTTGCCATGGGGAGAAGAACACCGGGGAGAAAGcggcaggaagaagggaaggtgGCTCCTTCAGTTCCACACAATCTCGGAAATGGTCCCGACACTCCGGAAGCTTAGCTACACTTGGTACCTTTGGGATACAGTCGTTCTTCCAGGATTGCTCGAATAATCCCTGATTTTAATGCTGCTGACTTGAAGTCAGTAGTTCCTTTGCAGGGAGCCCTGACTCTGACGGCAGTTGTCACCTCTACAGGGCACAGCCTTTAAGTTCCTAATGGCACTCCCAGGAGCCCTTTGGAACGGGGCTGTTCAACAGAACTTGCTCTGGCAATGGACATGTTAGATATACTTGTGGTCCAATGTGACACCCTCTATCAACATGAGACGCTGAGTACTTGGCTATAGATGGTGTGACTCAGGAACCGAACTTTATAACTTATCTTACTTTAATTAACTTGAATTTATTTATCCATACATGTCTAGTGGCTGCCACAAGGGACAGTGAAGCCTTGAAATCCCAATGTTGTCCATTATTCCATTTGACTTTCAGAACTCTGGGAAGACTTAGAGATTCATGGAAGAGCATACACTCACAGAAAGTGTCACTCTTCACAGATCTCTACATGACAGAATTACTGGCTTGATAACATCCTGTAGCGAGCAGGAGGAACTGGATATTATTATATTTGGCACCAAATTTGGTTTGTTGGCCCCTTGTGATGTCACTTTCCACATGGCCCCATACTCTGAACTATGATGTATTTCATCCTGCTTTTCTTACTGGTTCATGAAGCTCCCTACCCAGAGGTCTGTCCCTGTTCTGTCCTATACACACATTCCCCAGAGGCTGCCAATAAAGCTTGGGTTGAGGTGAAGGCTGTCCTGTGGCCTTGACACAAAAGATGATAATGGGTCTGCCTGGACTGAACCACTACAAAGTAAGCCCAgagctgaggccagcctcagaACAGCCAGCACAAAATCTGTTACAGAGAATTGGTGGATGAGCTCTCTGAACTGCTTTACTAACACCCAGAAGGGGTTCTGCCACCCCCACACGTGAACAGGGCTTGGTTAAGTCATTGACACAGGAATATCTGAAGTATCTTTTCAAACTTTTAAATTAGCATGCACAGTCTTCATCATGGCATTTTCCAAACAAAATTAGTTTCTGCTAATTCTTCCTGAGAGCTCGGATTCCCTCTCACAAATTTTGCTTTTTGCTCAGCACAGCCATGGTCTTGCTACCATGTGCTTCTTCCTGTCTCGCCCACAGCCCAGtactcccatcccctcccttctccctcccttttcctaaTAGCTTTTCCCTGGAATGCCACATCTGGGAAATGGaacttttttctcattcttttgtgGCATTAAGCATACACTCCCTGCTCCCACAAAAAGATCCAAGTGGAAAAGATCACATGACACTCTGCCTGAGA
Coding sequences within:
- the Mob3b gene encoding MOB kinase activator 3B — translated: MSIALKQVFNKDKTFRPKRKFEPGTQRFELHKRAQASLNSGVDLRAAVQLPSGEDQNDWVAVHVVDFFNRINLIYGTICEFCTEQTCPVMSGGPKYEYRWQDDLKYKKPTALPAPQYMNLLMDWIEVQINNEDIFPTCVGVPFPKNFLQICKKILCRLFRVFVHVYIHHFDRVIVMGAEAHVNTCYKHFYYFVTEMNLIDRKELEPLKEMTTRMCH